Proteins encoded together in one Pseudomonas sp. ADAK13 window:
- a CDS encoding phage tail protein, with translation MADYYTLLTNAGIAYETACKAAGVPIKLAQISIGDGNGAAYNPAATATALKREVWRGPLNALFQDDKNPSWLLAEVTIPPEVGGWYVREAGIWTDTGILYAIVKYPESFKPVLATSGSGKEFYIRSIFETSNASEVTLLIDDNIVKATRAWVASYVADELAKLDSKRSVRVVTTANIVLSGPQQVDGVAVVVGDRVLVAKQTAGKDNGLYVVAVGAWVRATDADNSLEVTPGMFVSVEEGKAYGDSAWQLVTDAPIVLGTTALAFEVVAGRTGVVAGTYRSLTVDKLGRVIAGTNPTTLEGNGITDGATKTELAEAISGVVAKAGSTMSGQLIFQSGTEDTPELGFKTPTSEAYFDLYDKNMRIEAVSDGVFSTPLRLNLPTKSAYVFGSLVWNSANFDPAGKLSVGAGGWLAGAPAIMGSIGGLPASQLFSGASGHTTDGPTNYPNTVGLHMTFANPDFGADIAVSVNEAVGTLLFRNLGGTVPSGWKKVWHDGIFTPSSKISGNYCPAAGFSSGDKDVPYMSHSDGTVVRLQVSRPKSTALLAANGWSKNADTGEIIQWVEYAQGDMPNSQIINIAWPFQFPTQFLNAKINIKFPGSGTVSSVTHSYSGGTVTGCVVRLEEWAAVVQTGMVIVVEGRGF, from the coding sequence ATGGCTGACTACTACACCCTGCTTACCAATGCGGGGATCGCCTACGAAACAGCCTGCAAGGCTGCTGGCGTGCCGATCAAACTTGCGCAGATCTCGATCGGCGACGGGAATGGCGCTGCCTACAACCCCGCCGCAACGGCTACTGCACTCAAGCGCGAAGTGTGGCGCGGCCCCTTGAACGCATTGTTCCAGGATGACAAAAACCCTAGCTGGTTGCTGGCTGAGGTAACGATTCCTCCCGAGGTGGGCGGCTGGTACGTGCGCGAGGCCGGGATCTGGACCGACACCGGTATTTTGTACGCGATCGTCAAATATCCTGAGTCGTTTAAGCCAGTGCTTGCGACATCGGGCTCTGGAAAAGAGTTCTATATTCGGTCGATTTTCGAGACAAGCAACGCTTCAGAAGTAACGTTGCTTATCGACGACAATATCGTCAAGGCCACGCGGGCTTGGGTGGCCAGCTATGTCGCTGACGAGCTGGCCAAGCTCGATAGCAAGCGGTCGGTTCGTGTGGTTACCACGGCAAATATCGTGTTGAGTGGCCCGCAGCAAGTTGATGGCGTTGCGGTTGTTGTTGGCGACCGTGTCTTGGTCGCTAAGCAAACGGCTGGCAAGGATAACGGACTATATGTTGTAGCTGTCGGCGCTTGGGTGCGTGCGACAGATGCGGATAACAGCCTCGAGGTGACGCCCGGCATGTTCGTCAGTGTCGAAGAGGGCAAAGCCTACGGTGATAGCGCTTGGCAGCTCGTTACGGATGCGCCGATAGTGTTGGGCACCACCGCGCTCGCCTTTGAGGTGGTCGCCGGTCGCACGGGGGTAGTCGCTGGTACCTATCGAAGCTTGACGGTAGACAAGCTTGGTCGCGTTATTGCTGGTACTAACCCGACAACGCTTGAGGGAAATGGCATCACTGATGGCGCAACAAAGACCGAGCTCGCGGAAGCGATTAGCGGTGTGGTGGCAAAAGCTGGTTCCACCATGTCGGGTCAGCTGATTTTTCAGAGCGGCACCGAAGACACCCCGGAGCTAGGTTTTAAGACTCCAACTTCCGAGGCGTACTTTGATTTATATGATAAGAACATGCGAATCGAAGCCGTATCAGACGGGGTGTTTTCAACGCCACTTCGTTTAAATCTTCCAACAAAGTCGGCCTATGTGTTCGGCAGCCTTGTTTGGAACTCTGCCAATTTTGATCCCGCAGGAAAGCTTTCTGTTGGGGCAGGCGGGTGGCTTGCAGGCGCGCCAGCGATAATGGGGTCTATTGGTGGACTTCCGGCAAGTCAACTATTTTCTGGGGCCAGCGGTCACACCACGGACGGTCCGACTAATTACCCGAACACTGTTGGTTTGCATATGACTTTTGCGAACCCTGATTTTGGGGCAGACATAGCCGTCAGTGTTAATGAGGCGGTGGGTACCCTTTTATTTCGAAACCTTGGGGGCACGGTGCCGAGTGGATGGAAAAAGGTTTGGCACGATGGAATCTTCACTCCATCTTCAAAGATCAGCGGCAACTATTGCCCCGCGGCCGGATTTTCGTCCGGGGATAAAGATGTCCCTTATATGTCTCACTCGGATGGCACAGTAGTACGGCTGCAAGTCAGTCGGCCAAAAAGCACAGCATTACTAGCCGCAAACGGCTGGAGCAAAAACGCGGATACCGGCGAGATTATTCAGTGGGTTGAATACGCTCAAGGGGATATGCCGAATTCGCAGATAATTAATATTGCATGGCCTTTTCAGTTTCCGACCCAGTTCCTAAACGCAAAAATTAACATTAAATTTCCTGGCAGTGGCACCGTAAGTTCGGTGACCCATTCATATTCTGGGGGGACTGTTACAGGCTGCGTTGTTCGCTTGGAAGAGTGGGCTGCTGTGGTTCAAACTGGAATGGTGATAGTTGTTGAAGGTAGGGGGTTTTAG
- a CDS encoding phage tail protein I, which translates to MNEPKGSLLPANSSPLEKALDLGFGQLLDRVTPPFPELMDPARTPVAFLPYLAADRAVNEWSATAPEAEKRLTVKLAWPTARQAGTRQALENAAKGLQLAPEVRAWYEQTPPGEPYSFSVRAYTELPYSEEIDARLDRRLSDAKSERDILSISVGLSAFGGHSIGAATVCGELTTIYPLVLAGLEASGRAFMAAGLYTVETTTLYPQES; encoded by the coding sequence ATGAACGAGCCAAAAGGCAGTTTGCTGCCTGCCAACAGTTCTCCGTTGGAGAAGGCGCTGGATTTGGGTTTCGGGCAGTTGCTCGACCGGGTTACTCCGCCGTTCCCTGAACTGATGGATCCGGCTCGAACGCCAGTGGCGTTTTTGCCCTACCTGGCGGCGGATCGGGCGGTCAACGAATGGAGCGCCACTGCCCCCGAAGCTGAAAAGCGCTTGACGGTCAAACTCGCCTGGCCCACTGCCCGGCAAGCGGGCACTCGCCAAGCGCTGGAAAATGCGGCCAAGGGTTTGCAATTGGCACCGGAGGTTCGCGCCTGGTACGAACAGACGCCGCCCGGCGAGCCCTACAGCTTCTCCGTGCGGGCTTACACCGAGCTGCCCTACAGCGAAGAAATTGACGCCCGTCTCGACCGTCGCCTGTCCGATGCCAAAAGCGAGCGCGACATACTCTCGATCTCCGTGGGCTTGAGCGCGTTCGGTGGCCACAGCATCGGCGCCGCCACCGTGTGCGGCGAGCTGACCACGATTTACCCGCTGGTGCTTGCGGGGCTCGAGGCGTCTGGCAGGGCCTTCATGGCCGCCGGCCTCTACACCGTCGAAACCACCACCCTTTATCCACAGGAGTCCTAA
- a CDS encoding baseplate J/gp47 family protein has product MSMLIPGQNQLAEPAIIAVDEFEPLLAEFKAFVVDYVAGRAPENAAKLKVSLENESELLTLALEAFCVRLQTHERKYNARIKQMLAWWATGSNLDARLADMGLERQVLDPGDPAAFPPVPPTLESDDDARLRYYLAPHAPAAGSRMQYRREVFTLGERPSVKVQSATPGVVTVTYTFDPDGYAARVKDGNGRRTAPGEVMVTVLARDGDGTPPADLLDGVRRHFARPDVRPETDLVTVQAAQILRYKIRVVAKINAGPDSGLTQVAAQQLLQTYAESCHRLEGRVDPSWIDYAIHSAGAAQLQILEPLEPIVTTAFQAPYCTGVEVEVRTL; this is encoded by the coding sequence ATGAGCATGCTGATACCCGGCCAGAACCAGTTGGCCGAGCCGGCGATCATTGCCGTCGACGAGTTCGAACCGCTGTTGGCGGAGTTCAAGGCGTTTGTGGTTGATTACGTCGCTGGCCGAGCGCCGGAAAATGCGGCCAAGCTCAAGGTCAGCCTGGAGAACGAGAGCGAGTTGCTGACGCTGGCGCTCGAAGCTTTTTGCGTTCGCCTGCAAACCCACGAACGCAAATACAACGCCCGCATCAAGCAGATGCTGGCGTGGTGGGCCACCGGCAGCAACCTCGACGCACGCCTTGCCGACATGGGCCTGGAGCGTCAAGTGCTCGACCCAGGTGACCCGGCGGCTTTCCCGCCGGTGCCGCCGACGCTGGAAAGCGACGATGACGCCCGACTGCGTTATTACCTCGCGCCTCACGCTCCGGCGGCGGGCTCGCGCATGCAGTATCGCCGGGAGGTTTTCACCCTAGGTGAGCGTCCATCGGTGAAAGTGCAAAGTGCTACGCCCGGTGTGGTGACGGTTACTTATACCTTTGACCCGGACGGCTACGCGGCTCGGGTCAAGGATGGCAACGGGCGTCGCACCGCGCCGGGTGAAGTGATGGTGACGGTCTTGGCCCGAGACGGGGATGGCACGCCACCTGCTGATCTGCTCGACGGTGTGCGCCGGCATTTCGCCCGGCCTGATGTGCGGCCGGAAACGGATCTCGTTACGGTGCAGGCGGCTCAGATCCTGCGCTACAAAATCCGCGTGGTGGCGAAGATCAACGCCGGCCCGGATTCCGGGCTGACCCAAGTGGCCGCGCAACAACTGCTGCAAACCTACGCCGAGTCTTGTCATCGCCTGGAAGGGCGGGTGGATCCGAGCTGGATCGACTACGCCATCCACTCGGCGGGCGCTGCGCAACTTCAAATCCTTGAGCCGCTGGAGCCGATCGTCACCACGGCGTTTCAGGCGCCGTATTGCACGGGTGTCGAGGTGGAGGTGCGCACGCTATGA
- a CDS encoding phage baseplate protein, translating into MIGIDRNTGAAVDDWLQFVQRATRALTTPLGTRQKRPLYGSMIPQLLGQNLGDDLLILAQSHAAQAFYNPQNGIADFEPQVIVANRQGAGLLLRFAGTWKNRKQTFEVVT; encoded by the coding sequence ATGATTGGAATCGATCGGAACACCGGGGCGGCCGTCGATGACTGGCTGCAATTCGTACAGCGCGCCACCCGAGCGCTGACCACGCCGTTGGGCACGCGCCAGAAGCGCCCGCTGTACGGCTCAATGATCCCGCAACTGCTCGGGCAAAACCTCGGCGACGACCTGCTGATTCTCGCCCAAAGCCATGCCGCCCAGGCGTTCTACAACCCACAGAACGGCATTGCCGACTTCGAGCCGCAAGTCATCGTCGCCAACCGTCAGGGCGCCGGACTGTTGCTGCGCTTTGCCGGCACCTGGAAAAACCGCAAACAAACCTTCGAGGTGGTGACATGA
- a CDS encoding phage baseplate assembly protein V, translating to MFDALLRMQLGPIIERLAEMEAQLEDLYRRAESFCRIGVCQEVDAASNTCKVSHGDLLTPAIRFFNPSAGAQTETRIPSVGEQCVLLNYGGGEGGAQSVALFGLNSDRFPPVSSVPTLTRRRHQDGTQSDYDDASHTFNWANGPTTFIGSREQVDVKVGAASLTMSAESITLQVGGTSLLLDAGGAHFSGPVVDHQGRVISP from the coding sequence ATGTTTGACGCGCTGTTACGCATGCAACTGGGGCCAATCATCGAGCGCCTGGCTGAAATGGAAGCCCAGCTCGAAGACCTGTATAGACGCGCCGAAAGTTTCTGCCGCATCGGTGTGTGCCAGGAGGTCGATGCCGCCAGCAACACTTGCAAGGTCAGCCACGGCGACTTGCTCACGCCGGCGATCCGGTTTTTCAACCCCAGCGCCGGTGCGCAGACCGAAACCCGCATCCCTTCGGTGGGCGAGCAATGCGTGTTGCTCAACTACGGCGGCGGCGAGGGCGGGGCGCAATCGGTGGCTTTGTTCGGCTTGAACAGTGATCGTTTTCCGCCGGTTTCCAGCGTTCCGACGCTGACCCGGCGGCGCCATCAGGACGGCACCCAAAGCGACTACGACGACGCCAGCCACACCTTCAACTGGGCCAATGGTCCCACCACGTTCATCGGTTCCCGCGAGCAGGTCGACGTCAAGGTCGGCGCCGCCAGCCTGACGATGAGCGCCGAGAGCATCACGCTGCAAGTCGGCGGCACCAGCTTGTTGCTGGATGCCGGCGGCGCGCACTTCAGCGGCCCGGTGGTGGACCACCAGGGCCGGGTCATCAGCCCCTGA
- a CDS encoding phage holin family protein — protein sequence MTNEQQALAEMPIWLVIVLALIGGVSGEMWRADKEGARGWSLLRRLVLRSGACMVCGVSALMLCYAAGMSIWTAGAIGCLTAMAGADVAIGLYERWAAKRIGVNEGTRQDPQ from the coding sequence ATGACAAACGAGCAGCAAGCGTTAGCGGAAATGCCTATCTGGCTGGTGATCGTATTGGCCCTGATCGGCGGTGTATCCGGAGAAATGTGGCGCGCCGACAAGGAAGGCGCCCGTGGTTGGTCGCTGTTGCGGCGCCTGGTCCTGCGTTCCGGGGCCTGCATGGTGTGCGGGGTATCAGCCCTGATGCTGTGCTACGCCGCAGGCATGTCGATCTGGACGGCCGGCGCCATTGGTTGCCTGACCGCCATGGCCGGTGCAGACGTGGCCATCGGCCTTTATGAACGGTGGGCAGCCAAGCGGATTGGCGTCAACGAAGGCACCCGTCAGGACCCGCAGTAA
- a CDS encoding LexA family transcriptional regulator: MQKRNVSIVLRELLDRDRISPTELHRRTGVPQSTLSRILSGKIVDPSDKHISRIADYFQVSTDQLRGRAALVPARSEERDPMHSELKDISLWDDDTPVNDDEVSIPFLREVELAAGSGRFVIEESEKASLRFGKRSLRHNGVQFDQAKCVTVRGNSMLPVLRDGATVGVNAGKCGIGDIVDGDLYAINHNGQLRVKQLYRLPSGIRLRSFNRDEHPDEDYSFQDIQDEQISILGHVFWWGMYAR, encoded by the coding sequence ATGCAAAAACGCAACGTTTCTATCGTCTTAAGAGAGCTGCTGGACCGCGACCGGATCTCCCCCACGGAGCTTCACCGGCGTACCGGCGTGCCTCAATCCACGCTGTCCCGGATCCTCAGCGGCAAGATCGTTGACCCGTCGGACAAGCACATCTCGCGCATCGCCGATTACTTCCAGGTCAGCACCGACCAACTGCGCGGGCGCGCGGCGCTGGTGCCGGCGCGGTCGGAAGAGCGCGACCCGATGCATTCGGAACTCAAGGACATAAGCCTGTGGGACGACGACACCCCCGTTAATGATGACGAGGTGTCGATCCCCTTTCTGCGCGAGGTTGAATTGGCTGCTGGATCAGGAAGATTCGTCATCGAGGAAAGTGAGAAGGCCAGCCTGCGTTTCGGCAAGCGCAGCCTGCGGCACAACGGTGTGCAGTTCGACCAGGCCAAGTGCGTGACGGTGCGTGGCAACAGCATGTTGCCGGTACTGCGTGATGGCGCGACGGTGGGCGTCAACGCCGGCAAGTGCGGGATCGGCGACATCGTCGATGGCGACCTGTATGCCATCAACCACAACGGGCAACTGCGGGTGAAACAGCTCTACCGCCTGCCTTCCGGGATTCGCCTGCGCAGCTTCAACCGTGATGAACACCCGGACGAGGACTACAGCTTCCAGGACATCCAGGATGAACAGATCAGCATCCTCGGTCACGTCTTCTGGTGGGGCATGTACGCCCGCTAA
- the mutS gene encoding DNA mismatch repair protein MutS — MSKNTSDLSSHTPMMQQYWRLKNQHPDQLMFYRMGDFYEIFYEDAKKAAKLLDITLTARGQSAGQAIPMCGIPYHSLEGYLVKLVKLGESVVICEQIGDPATSKGPVERQVVRIITPGTVSDEALLDERRDNLIAAVLGDERLFGLAVLDITSGNFTVLEIKGWENLLAELERVNPVELMIPDDWPKDLPAERRRGTKRRAPWDFERDSALKSLCQQFSVQDLKGFGCETLTLAIGAAGCLLSYAKETQRTALPHLRSLRHERLDDTVVLDGASRRNLELDTNLAGGRDNTLQSVVDRCQTAMGSRLLTRWLNRPLRDLTVLQARQTSITCLLDRYRFEKLQPQLKEIGDIERILARIGLRNARPRDLARLRDALGALPQLQAAMTELEAPHLQQLAVTTSTYPDLAALLEKAIIDNPPAIIRDGGVLKTGYDTELDELQSLSENAGQFLIDLEAREKARTGLANLKVGYNRVHGYFIELPSKQAEQAPIDYQRRQTLKGAERFITPELKEFEDKALSAKSRALAREKMLYEALLESLIDKLAPLQDTAAALAELDVLSNLAERALNLDLNCPRFVSEPCMRIVQGRHPVVEQVLTTPFVANDLSLDDDTRMLVITGPNMGGKSTYMRQTALIVLLAHIGSFVPAASCELSLVDRIFTRIGSSDDLAGGRSTFMVEMSETANILHNATERSLVLMDEVGRGTSTFDGLSLAWAAAERLAHLRAYTLFATHYFELTVLPENEPLVANVHLNATEHNERIVFLHHVLPGPASQSYGLAVAQLAGVPADVITRAREHLSRLEETALPHELPVASPAKASNKPSTPHQSDMFASLPHPVLDELAKLDLDDLTPRKALEMLYALKTRI; from the coding sequence ATGAGTAAAAACACCTCCGATCTGTCCTCCCACACCCCGATGATGCAGCAGTACTGGCGCCTGAAAAACCAGCACCCTGATCAGTTGATGTTCTATCGCATGGGCGACTTCTACGAGATCTTCTATGAAGATGCGAAGAAGGCCGCCAAGTTGCTGGACATCACCCTGACCGCGCGCGGGCAGTCGGCCGGGCAGGCGATTCCGATGTGCGGGATTCCTTATCATTCGCTGGAAGGCTATCTGGTCAAGCTGGTGAAGCTGGGCGAGTCGGTGGTGATCTGTGAGCAGATCGGCGACCCGGCTACCAGCAAGGGCCCGGTGGAGCGTCAGGTGGTGCGCATCATTACCCCGGGCACGGTAAGTGATGAGGCGCTGCTGGATGAGCGTCGCGATAACCTGATCGCTGCGGTATTGGGGGACGAGCGGCTGTTCGGCCTGGCGGTGCTGGATATCACCAGTGGCAACTTCACGGTGCTGGAGATCAAGGGCTGGGAAAACCTGCTGGCGGAGCTGGAGCGCGTCAACCCGGTGGAACTGATGATTCCGGATGACTGGCCAAAGGACCTGCCGGCGGAACGTCGTCGTGGGACCAAGCGCCGCGCGCCGTGGGATTTCGAGCGTGATTCAGCGCTGAAAAGCCTGTGCCAGCAATTCTCCGTGCAAGACCTCAAGGGATTTGGTTGCGAAACCCTGACCCTGGCCATCGGCGCCGCCGGTTGCCTGCTCAGCTACGCCAAGGAAACCCAGCGCACCGCCCTGCCGCACTTGCGCAGCCTGCGTCATGAACGCCTGGACGACACCGTGGTGCTGGACGGCGCGAGCCGTCGCAACCTGGAGTTGGACACCAACCTGGCCGGCGGGCGCGACAACACCCTGCAATCGGTGGTCGACCGTTGCCAGACCGCCATGGGCAGCCGCTTGTTGACTCGCTGGTTGAACCGCCCGCTGCGGGATTTGACGGTGCTGCAAGCCCGTCAAACCTCCATTACTTGCCTGCTGGACCGCTATCGCTTTGAAAAGCTGCAACCGCAGCTCAAGGAAATCGGCGATATCGAGCGGATCCTCGCGCGGATCGGCCTGCGTAACGCACGGCCCCGTGACCTGGCGCGCCTGCGGGACGCGCTGGGCGCCCTGCCCCAACTGCAAGCGGCGATGACCGAGCTGGAAGCGCCACACCTGCAACAGCTGGCCGTCACCACCAGTACCTACCCGGATCTGGCGGCGCTGCTGGAAAAAGCCATCATCGACAACCCGCCCGCGATCATCCGTGACGGTGGCGTGCTGAAGACCGGTTACGACACCGAGCTGGACGAACTGCAATCCCTGAGCGAGAACGCCGGGCAGTTCCTGATCGACCTGGAAGCCCGTGAAAAAGCCCGTACGGGCCTGGCCAACCTGAAAGTCGGCTACAACCGCGTGCACGGCTACTTTATCGAGTTGCCGAGCAAGCAGGCCGAGCAGGCGCCGATCGACTACCAGCGCCGCCAGACCCTCAAGGGCGCCGAGCGCTTTATCACCCCGGAACTGAAAGAGTTCGAAGACAAGGCGCTGTCAGCGAAAAGCCGCGCCCTGGCTCGGGAGAAGATGCTCTATGAAGCGTTGCTGGAAAGCTTGATCGACAAGCTGGCGCCGTTGCAGGACACCGCCGCCGCCCTGGCCGAACTGGATGTGCTGAGCAACCTGGCCGAGCGTGCCCTGAACCTTGACCTGAACTGCCCGCGGTTTGTCAGCGAGCCGTGCATGCGTATCGTGCAAGGTCGCCACCCGGTGGTAGAGCAGGTACTGACCACGCCGTTCGTCGCCAACGATCTGTCGCTGGACGACGATACCCGCATGCTGGTGATCACCGGTCCGAACATGGGCGGTAAATCCACCTACATGCGCCAGACCGCATTGATCGTGCTGCTGGCCCACATCGGCAGCTTCGTGCCGGCAGCCAGTTGCGAATTGTCCCTGGTGGACCGCATCTTCACCCGGATCGGTTCCAGCGATGACCTGGCCGGTGGCCGTTCGACCTTTATGGTGGAAATGAGCGAAACCGCCAACATCCTGCACAACGCCACCGAACGCAGCCTGGTGCTGATGGACGAAGTGGGCCGCGGCACCAGCACCTTCGACGGGCTTTCCTTGGCCTGGGCCGCAGCCGAGCGGTTGGCGCACCTGCGAGCGTATACGCTGTTTGCGACCCACTACTTCGAGCTGACCGTGCTGCCGGAAAACGAGCCATTGGTGGCCAACGTGCACCTCAATGCCACCGAGCACAACGAGCGCATCGTGTTCCTGCACCACGTGCTGCCCGGCCCGGCGAGCCAGAGTTACGGCTTGGCCGTGGCACAACTGGCCGGTGTGCCGGCGGACGTGATCACCCGTGCCCGCGAGCACCTGAGCCGCCTGGAAGAAACCGCCCTGCCCCACGAGCTTCCCGTGGCCAGCCCGGCCAAAGCCAGCAACAAACCGAGCACGCCGCACCAGAGCGACATGTTCGCCAGCCTGCCTCACCCGGTACTCGATGAGTTGGCTAAACTTGACTTGGACGACTTGACGCCGCGAAAAGCGCTCGAAATGTTATATGCACTTAAGACTCGGATATAA
- the fdxA gene encoding ferredoxin FdxA produces the protein MTFVVTDNCIKCKYTDCVEVCPVDCFYEGPNFLVIHPDECIDCALCEPECPAVAIFSEDEVPAEMQEFIQLNVELAEIWPNITERKDPMPDAAEWDGKKGKIADLER, from the coding sequence ATGACCTTCGTCGTCACCGACAACTGCATCAAGTGCAAGTACACCGACTGCGTAGAAGTGTGTCCGGTGGACTGCTTCTACGAAGGCCCGAACTTCCTGGTCATCCACCCGGACGAGTGCATTGACTGCGCCCTGTGTGAGCCAGAATGCCCGGCCGTCGCGATTTTCTCCGAGGACGAAGTCCCGGCAGAGATGCAGGAATTTATTCAGTTGAACGTTGAGCTGGCGGAAATTTGGCCAAACATCACTGAGCGCAAAGACCCGATGCCGGACGCGGCAGAGTGGGATGGCAAAAAAGGCAAGATTGCAGACCTCGAGCGCTGA
- the apbC gene encoding iron-sulfur cluster carrier protein ApbC, which produces MSAVNRAAVEAVLRQYTDPYLNQDPVSAGCVRAIDVQGDKVSVQLELGYAAALFKSGWAQMLQMAIEGLDGVSSAKVDIQCVIAPHKAQAQIPGLANVKNVVAVASGKGGVGKSTTAANLALALAREGARVGILDADIYGPSQGVMFGIAEGTRPKIKDQKWFVPIESHGVEVMSMAFLTDDNTPMVWRGPMVSGALLQLVTQTDWGNLDYLVIDMPPGTGDIQLTLAQKVPVAGAVIVTTPQDLALLDARKGVEMFRKVNIPVLGVVENMAVHICSNCGHAEHLFGEGGGEKLATQYGVELLASLPLSMGIREQADGGKPTVVAEPDGQIAMVYQELARHVGARIVLQEAGAQAMPTITVSDD; this is translated from the coding sequence ATGAGCGCCGTCAATCGCGCAGCGGTGGAAGCCGTTCTTCGCCAATACACCGACCCCTACCTGAACCAGGACCCGGTCAGCGCCGGGTGCGTACGGGCCATCGACGTGCAGGGTGACAAGGTTTCGGTCCAGCTTGAGCTGGGCTATGCCGCCGCGCTGTTCAAGAGCGGCTGGGCGCAGATGCTGCAAATGGCCATTGAAGGCCTGGACGGCGTCAGTTCGGCCAAGGTCGACATCCAGTGCGTGATCGCCCCGCACAAGGCCCAGGCGCAAATCCCGGGCCTGGCCAACGTCAAGAACGTGGTGGCCGTGGCCTCCGGCAAGGGTGGCGTGGGCAAATCCACCACCGCGGCCAACCTGGCCCTGGCCCTGGCCCGCGAAGGCGCGCGCGTCGGCATTCTCGACGCCGACATTTATGGCCCGAGCCAAGGCGTGATGTTCGGCATCGCCGAAGGCACCCGGCCGAAGATCAAGGACCAGAAATGGTTTGTGCCGATCGAATCCCATGGCGTGGAAGTCATGTCCATGGCCTTCCTGACCGACGACAACACGCCGATGGTCTGGCGTGGCCCGATGGTTTCCGGCGCGTTGCTGCAACTGGTCACCCAGACCGACTGGGGCAACCTGGACTACCTGGTGATCGACATGCCGCCGGGTACTGGTGATATCCAGCTGACCCTGGCGCAGAAAGTCCCGGTGGCCGGCGCGGTGATCGTTACCACGCCGCAGGACCTGGCGCTGCTGGATGCCCGCAAGGGCGTGGAGATGTTCCGCAAGGTCAACATCCCGGTACTGGGCGTCGTGGAAAACATGGCGGTGCACATCTGCTCCAACTGCGGCCACGCCGAGCATCTGTTCGGTGAAGGCGGCGGCGAAAAGCTGGCGACCCAATACGGAGTTGAACTGCTGGCGTCGCTGCCCCTGTCCATGGGGATTCGTGAGCAGGCTGACGGCGGCAAGCCAACGGTCGTAGCCGAGCCCGATGGCCAGATTGCCATGGTCTACCAGGAACTGGCTCGTCACGTCGGGGCGCGGATTGTCCTGCAGGAAGCCGGGGCCCAGGCGATGCCGACCATCACTGTCAGCGACGACTGA